ATCCACCGAGTTGCTCATCCGCAAACTGCCCTTCCAGCGCCTGGTGCGGGAGATCGCTCAGGACTTCAAGACAGACCTGCGCTTCCAGAGCTCGGCCGTCATGGCCCTGCAGGAGGCCAGCGAGGCTTACCTGGTGGGGCTCTTTGAGGACACCAACCTGTGCGCAATCCACGCCAAGCGAGTCACCATCATGCCCAAAGACATCCAGCTGGCCCGCCGCATCCGCGGGGAGCGCGCCTaaactccacctctccaccaacaaCAAACGGCTCTTTTAAGAGCCACTAATCCGGCAGAAGAAAGAGCTGTGGCTTTCTAATGTCCTTTTACATCAATGTTCTCTTCTTTCTGCGGGGTTTTATCTGAATTGATGCCGCAGAGACTGCTGCTGAGTGGAGTCTGATTTCAGTCATTCAAGTGTAACTGGTTTCGATGTAAATGCCAACACGGCTCATA
The nucleotide sequence above comes from Leucoraja erinacea ecotype New England unplaced genomic scaffold, Leri_hhj_1 Leri_1032S, whole genome shotgun sequence. Encoded proteins:
- the LOC129715141 gene encoding histone H3 — its product is MARTKQTARKSTGGKAPRKQLATKAARKSAPATGGVKKPHRYRPGTVALREIRRYQKSTELLIRKLPFQRLVREIAQDFKTDLRFQSSAVMALQEASEAYLVGLFEDTNLCAIHAKRVTIMPKDIQLARRIRGERA